The segment GTTCTCAGCGCCACCGCCGGTGCCGACATGTATCTGCAGGGAATGGAAGCGGGCTGGAGTCAGAGTCTCGACCGTCTCGGCGAGGTCGTCACCTAAAGCACAGGTAGCCCGGCCCATGCGAAAGAATCCGCGACCCGAACCTGTCGCGGATTCTGAATATTCAGGAGGCCTCAATGTCTTTTCGTTTTGCGCGCATGGCTGCGTTCGCAATCATCGTCTTTGCCTGCTCGGGTGCGGGCGGTGCACTGGCCGCGGGTGCTCCGGCACCGGACGCGTCGAGCTCGGGCGGCGGCAGTGGACCGCAACCTTATGTGCAATTTCTCGCCGGCGCGCAAGTGCAAAATGGGCTGTTCCCGATCATCACCAAGGATGATAAAGTCTACTTGGCGATCGCGGCAAGCCAGCTCGATCATCCGTTCATCGAGACGTCTGTGCCTTCGACCGGACTCGGCGGATTTGGGCCCGCGCCCGGCGAGCCGTACGTGGCGCCCGCGCGGATGATCGAATTCTCGAAGGTCGGCGACAAAGTCGTCCTCTATTGGCCGAATACGAATTTTCTTGCGCCGGCCGGATCGCCTCAATCCGTGTCCGTTGACGAATCGTTTCCGACTTCGGTGATCGCGACCGAACCGATCGTCGCAGCCGATGCGACCGGAACGGTCGTGATCTCGGCCAGCGCTTTCCTCGGTGATGTCGCGGACCTTGCGGCTAGTTTTCAGCAGACGGTCGGCGATCCGTCGCACGGCTACCGGCTCGATCCAAGCCGCTCGTTCTTCACAAAGACCGCGGCGTTTCCCGAGAACGATCTGCTCGAAGTCGACCAGACGTGGGCCAGTTCGGATCCGAACCTCATTGACAACGTGCCCGACCCGCGCAGCATCGCGGTGCGCATGGACTACAATCTCGTCCAACCGCCCAGCGACAACTATATGCCGCGCATCGCGGACGACCGCGTCGGCTACTTCGAAGCCGGATACCTCGATTTCGGGAACGATCAGACGTATGCGCGCCAGACATTGTATATCTCGCGTTGGAACTTCGCGCCGGCCACGCCCGGCAAACCGTCGAACGCGACCCATCCTCTTGTGTTCACGATCAGCAAGAACGTGCCGATGGAATATCGCCAGACGGTGAAGGCCGCGCTGCTGCAGTGGAATGACGCGTTCCGGCGCATCGGCATTCTCAACGCCATCCAAGTGCAGGATCAGCCCGACGATCCGACGTGGGATCCCGCAGATATGCGGCACAACATGGTGCGTTGGATCGACACGTCGTCGCCGCAGTACGGCGCTGAAGCCCTCATCGTCAACGATCCACGCACCGGCGAGGAGATCAACGCAGGCGTCAATGTCGACGCGGTCGTCGGCACCGGCGATAACTCCGCGTATACGTATTTCGTGGCACCGATGCGCGGACTGCCGGATGATGCGAACGCTCGCCGGGCTTTCGTCTTGCAAGATATCCGCGCCACGGTCTTGCACGAATCGGGCCACGACATGGGGCTGCAGCACAACTTCATGGGCTCTATGGGCTACACCGCCGCGCAGCTGCAGAGCAAATCGTTCACCGACCGCTACGGTGTCGCGACGTCCGTGATGGAGTACGCGCCCTTGAACGTATGGCCGAAGGGCACGCCGCAGGGCGATTACAGCCAAGTAGCGCTCGGCCCGTACGACTACCACGCGATCGAGTACGGTTACGGCTACATCGCCGGCGCGGCGACCCCGCGCGACGAGTTGAGTGCGTTGCGCCGCATCGCGTCGGCGTGGAACGATCCGCAGTTCCGCTTCGCTTCAGACGAAGACGTCAGCTTCGGCAGCGGACATGCGGTCGATCCCCGCAACCAGCAGTTCGACCTCACGAACGATCCGCTTGCGTGGTGCGGCGTCGAGATGCGCGGTGAACACGCGATCATGGATGCGATCAACAGCCGCTTCCCGTCGGTCGGCCGGCCGAACGACGACGCGCGGGAAGCGTTTCTCGTGCCGCTTCGCCAGTATGGTCGCTGTGCGACGATGGCCGCGCACAACATCGGCGGCGAATATCTGTCGCGCAGCCGCGTCGGCGATCCGGGCGGTGCGACGCCGCTTGCCTACGTGCCGCGCACGCAAGAAGTGCGCGCGTGGCAGCAGATGGACCGTTATCTCTTCTCGAATTCGGCCTGGAACTTCAACCCATCGGTCCTGACCCGTTTGACATACACCGAGGCGAGCATCTTGAACGGCGGCGGGACCTGGGCGTACAACCCCACCGATCGTCACGATGTGGCGGTTGTTGAAATCGCGGGGACCGACCAGGATATCGCGCTCAACGAGATGTTCGCGCCGCTGACGCTGCAGCGCATCGACGACCTCTCCGTCAAGTACGATCGTGGTCGCACGATGAGTCTCTCCGACTTGTTCGATTGGGGGCAAGCGTCGGTCTTCGGCGACATCGCACGGGGACGCGCGGGATCCGACGGCGTCGTCCTTCGCAATCTGCAGTCGCGGTATGCACGGCGTCTCGCAACGCTCTGGGTGAAGCCCGCGAGCGGCACGCCCGACGATGCGAAAGCGCTCGCCCGCGCCGAGCTGGTCTCGCTGCAGCATGATTGTAGGGTTGCGGCAAGCCGCGGCGGCCTCGACGAGATGACATCGGCACATCTTGCAGAGCTCGATGCGATCGCACAGCAAGCGCTCTCGGCGCAGACGATGACCTCTCCGTGAAGAGGAGCCCGCTCGCAGGATTAGCGATCCTGTGCGCGCTGCTGTGTTCGGATACGCAGGCCTTGGCGGATGCCAGCCCATCGGCCGCTGATCGCACCGCGTATGCACAGGGGCAGTCCTACGGGCGGACATTCCAGGATTACCTGCAGCCCGGAATCTGCGGCATCGTGCTCGAGAGGCAACGATGTCGCGACGACTTCGCAGCGGTCCAACAAGTGGCCGGACCGCGAGACATGGACGCTCAGGTGGCAAGCTGGCTCCAAAACGGCGATCTCGACAAGAAGATAACCAGTTGGGATGGCGTGATGATACCCGACGTCGAATGGCAGAAAAATCCGTCATTCGGCTGGTGGTGGACCGCGGGCGTTTTGTCAGAAGCGGTTGGATTGCCGAGAACTACAGGGGTCGAGAGCTACGTTTCGACCATCGTCGACCTGCTCGCGAAGCACGCGGACGCCTCGCCCACACAATTCAAAGGGTTGATAGGGTCGAGCGGCTCGTCGGCTGATCGGGCGAAGCCGTTGATCGACGCTCTAAATGTCGCCGTCCCACCGACGGAATTTCCGTCGCTGACGATCGGTGATGGCGACGCAGGAGATGCCCAACTCGGCGTTCTCGATAACACCATTCTGGAACTGATCGATAGCCCGTTCGGACTTTCTCGCCCCGAGAGTCGCCTTTTTGCGCTCGATTTCGTAAATCACGTGGAGGCCATCGATCGCAAGCTCGGCGGTTCGACCTCATTTGACGACATGCGGCGATGTCTGCGCGGTGATATCCCCACTGATCATGATTTGCTGATCACAAGGCTCCAAAAACCGCTGACGGAATGGGTCAGCCAACTGAAGCAAAGCCCATTGCAACGTGACGCGTACCTATTCGGGGGTGCGGTTGCACAGTCTGCATACAACGCAGCCGTCCTCAAGGACATAGACTCCGATAGAGACTTCCGCGGGTTCATCTCGCAAACCAAGCCGTACGACGGGATGTTGCCCTCTGCCATCGCGGCGGTCGCGAAGATGCAGAACGTCGGATTTGGTGACTGGCCGAATGTCAACGCCACGGCAAGCGCTGCGACCCTTGCGATCATGGGGCAGTGACCGCGTGCTGACTACTAGGCCCACAGATTTTTCGGAAGCCAAGATCATCGTGCCCGACGTGTACAACGATCAGCGCGGGTTCTTCAAAGAAACATATTCGAAGCGGAAGTACGCGGCGATCGGCGTGACCGATGAGTGGCTGCAAGACGGTGTGTCGCTCTCCGGCAAGAACGTGTTGCGCGGCATGCACTATCAGCCGGGCATGGCCAAATTGGTCAATGCGCTCGCAGGCGAGATCTTCGATGTGATCGTCGACGTTCGCGAAGGGTCGCCGACCTACAAACGCTGGCAAGGCTTTCATCTCTCGGCCGACAACCATTTACAGCTGTACGTGCCCGACGGCTTTGCGCACGGCTTTCTTGCGCTCACGGATGGCGTTGTTCTTCATTATAAGATGAGCGCGCATCACGATCCGGCCACCGAGAAGATAATGAGTTGGCGCGATGCGACGGTCGGCATACGCTGGCCGCTCGACGGCCCGCCGGTCATGTCAGCGAAGGACGCGCAAGCATAAGGGTGAAGGCCGAACTATTCACAGCGCAGAAACCGACGCGATTACACCGCAACGATAGGGGTCGCGATATAGATGGCCACCGTCCCTAAGACGACGACCGGGCTCTTCATTACCCGCTCGATTGACGACCTCAACGTCGAAGTCGAACCGAAGGGACCAAAGCTCAAGCGGGAACTCGGACCATGGATGCTCATCGCGCTCGGTTTGGGCAACATGGTCGGCGCAGGCATCTTCGCGACGGTCGGCACCGGCATCCACAACTACGCCGGACCGGCCATTTTGATATCGTTTGCGATCTGCGCGGTCGCGTCGGCGTGCGCGGGCCTCTGCTACGCCGAGTTCTCGTCGATGGTTCCGGTCGCCGGCAGCGCGTATACGTACACCTACGCCACGCTCGGCGAATTCTTGGCATGGCTTATCGGCTGGAACCTCATCCTCGAATACGGCATGTCGGCCGCCCCGGTGGCCACCACATTCTCGGGCAACATCCAGTTGGTGCTGGCACAATATCTTCACGTCGTGCTGCCGCAATGGGCCACCGGCCACTACGATCCGGTACACGGCACGTACTTCGACGTCATCGCGTTTCTCTGCGTGGTCGGCTTCGCCGTGCTGCTGACCGTGGGCGTGAGAGAATCGGCGGGCGCCAACGCGATCATCGTGATCATCAAAATGGGCGTGCTCGCATTTTTCGTCCTCGTCGCGCTGCCGCACTTCGTCGGCGCGCACTTCACGCCGTTCATCCCTAACGGCTGGTATCAGCGCGGGCCGAGCAGCGATTTCCCGGTCGTAGGCATCATCCCGGGCGCATTCTATGCGTTCTTCGCATTCATCGGCTTTGATTCTGTGACCGTGGCCGCCGAGGAGGCGAAGAAGCCGCAGCGCGACGTGCCCATCGGCGTGCTCGGCTCGCTGATCCTCGGCACGATTTTCTACACTGCTGTGGCGATCGCGCTCATCGGTTTGCAGCCCGCGTCGAAGATCGACCCGATCACCCCGCTGCCGAGCGCGCTCGCGTCGGTCGGGCTCGGCGCATATTCCTGGGTCGCGGTCCTGGGCGCGGTGCTTGGAACTTCATCTGTCGTGCTGACCGCGATCTACGGCCAAAGCCGCATCTTCATGGTGATGGCGCGCGACGGACTGCTGCCGAAGAGCATCGCGACGATCCATCCAAAATTCCGTACACCCGCGAACATGACGATGGTCATGGGCATCGTCGTCGGGATCATGGCGGGAACGTTCTCGCTCGACACGCTGCTCAGCTTCGTGAACACCGGCACGCTCAGCGCGTTCCTGCTCGTGTGCCTCGGCGTGCTCGTCCTGCGCTACACGCAGCCCGATCGGGCGCGCGGCTTCCGCACACCGTGGGTGCCGCTCATCCCGGCCTTCGGCGCGCTGCTCTCGCTCGGACTCATGGTGTGGGGAACCGACGTCTTCATCTGGACGCGCTTCGGCATCTGGATGGTCGTCGGACTGCTGATCTACTTCCTGTACGGCTACTCGCACAGCGAAGCGCGTAAAGCGGCGCTAAAGCGAGCGGGAGACAGCTGACGCCGAGATAGAGCCCGCGTCGAGCGCGACCAGATAGCGCTGCGTGTCCTCGACTTTGCCGCGCGCGGACTTTCCGGTTCCAGACATCGTCAATGTATCGCGCACCGTCAGGTCAAGCGCCACGACGCGAGCGTTGGCCCGGTCGTAGTCGAAACGCAGATCGAGCTTCGCGCTGCCGCTCGCATAGCCGAGCAACACGCCCGTGTTGGTCACGACAGGCTCGCGCATCGGCACGGTTCCGGTCGCGTCTATTGAGTAGACGCTTTGGCCCAAGACATAACGCATGCCGGTCACTGAGAACGACAATTCCGGACGCGCGGTCATGCCGTACAGCTTCGTGCCGAGCTTGCCGCCCCACGAATCTCCGATCGCAAGAACCGCGCCGCCCTTGACCGCTCTCTCGCCGAGGAAACCGAGGGGCAGCAGGAAGAGACCGCCGAGCGTTCCGTGATCTCTGACGACGACGCCCTCCGCGTTCACAAGCGTCCAGCCGGTGCCCGGCTTGCTCACCGGACGCCCGGCGACGGTGGCGGTGATCGCACCCGATCGGTGCAGCGTCAGGCCGTCGGACGACGCCTCCTTGATCGCGACCCGCTCTCTGCCGTTGAGCGTCGTCGGCATCGCTCGTTGATCGACCGCACGGCCTAGCGCATCGCTGCCGACGATGCTCTGACCGACCTCGCCGTGCAGGCTATAGTCGTAGATCTGGCCGGCTCGGTGCGCCGCGATCGCGCTCGACGTCGGCGTCGGCGACGGAAGGACCGGCACCGCAAGCGCCGATCCGCTCGGCGCCTCCGCCGATGCGAGAGCCGCGCCCGAGATCGTCGCTGCCGCGAAGGCTGCGAACACGCTCGCGGCGATGGGAATGTTGCGAATCAAAGCGGTCCTTCTGCGGCTTTTTGAAACCGGGCGCACGCATTCGAGGGGCGATGTTAATCGTCGCCCCGCCCTGTGCAAAAAAATTTAGCGTTTCACTCCCTAATCACCTGTGGTAATTTGTTCAAATGGGACACACGCATGAGGCGTGCCTTGACGACGCGAACTGCGCGAAGGTGACGAAGATCATGGCCTTCACGTTCGTCGCGATATCGCTGTTCGCGACGAGCGGCTGCCGACACATCGCGCCTTCGTCCGCACCGGTGACGCCGACGCCGGCGCCATACGCAACGGGAGATTATCCTGAGTACGGTTACGCCCCGGATCTCTCGTGGGTTGCCGGCAAAATATTTGTCGGGCTGCGGGGACCGATGTGCACGTACGTGCTGTTCTCGAACGGACGCGGCGCCGCGTGGGGCGGAACGTTTGCGCTGAGCGCGGCACCCGGTGTCTTGGACGGCTTGCACTCGGGAGATCATATCGTCGTTCACGGCGCGCTCTCGCCCGCAACGCTGCATGGCTGCGATGCGCGCCAATTCAACGTCACACGCGCCGAACTTCACTAGCGCCGGAACGGATCGACAGGAATGACGCCAAACTCCGACATCTTGCTTTTCGCATATGCGCTGATCGTCGTCGGGCTGACGATCGGTCTGCAGATGCTCTATGCCGGTACGCGCGGCCGCTCGATGTATTTCGCAGGCCGAGAAAAAGCGCCGGTGCTGCCCTCGCAATTGCGAGTGGCTGGAATCGTCTTCTCGATGTTCGGCGTTGCGATGTTCGCGGTGATGGCCGTGGAGGTTCTGTCCGGCGCAGCCGGCACGAATATCGTCGCGTTCATCATCGCGACGGTCGCGATTCCGCCGCTCGTCGCGTGGTACAATTCGCGCCTGATCGGTTAGCCATTCTTATTGAAGGGGCCGACGCAAGTCGGCCCACGTTTACGGTCCCTTGGGCCGACTGGCGTCGGCCCCTTCAGCAAATCGGCCCTCAGAGGTGGCCGAGCAAGATCTGCGGCACGATGCCCAGCAGCAGAACGCCGATGGCTCCCGCGGCGACCGCGATCCACGACATCGCCGCATTGCCGTCGGATGCGACCGACTCGGCATCCGCCGGTGCGAACATCTGCCAGATCACCTGGAAGTAGACGTAGAACGAGACGAGCGTGCCGACGATGAGCGCGACCGCCATCGCCACGCCCCACGGGCCCGCCCCCATCGCCTGGCCGAGCAGCAAGACTTTGCCGATGAAGCCTGCGGTGGCCGGAATGCCGGCAAGCGATAAGAAGAACAGCATCATGAGCGCCGCGATCAACGGCCGGCGAAACGCGAGACCTCGATACGCGCTGAGGTCGGCATGCTGTTCATCTCCATTGCCGATCAGGGCGATGACCGCGAACGCGCCGAGATTCATGAACGCATACGCCGCGAGGTAGAAGACGAGCGTCGCAAGGCCGCCGCTTCCAACTCCGGCGAGCGCAAGCACGAGATAACCCGCCTGCGCGATGCTCGAAAACGCGAGCAACCGCTTGAGGTTGGTCTGTCCGATAGCGCCGACATTGCCGACGATCATCGAGAGAATGGCGAGGATCCAGAGCGGCACGAGCGCCGGGGCATCGTGACCGAAGACGACGTACGCAAAGCGCGCGAGCACGGCGAACATCGCGGCTTTCACCGCGACCGCCATGAACGCCGTGACCGCGAGCGGCGAACCTTCGTACACGTCGGGAGTCCAGAGATGGAACGGTGCTAGCGCGAGTTTGAACGCGATCCCTACGATGAACAGCGCGAAGCCGCCGATGAAGAGCGGTCCCCCGGCAGACGCCGCTTGCGCCATAGCGGCGAGCGAGATGCTGCCCGCTGCGCCGTAGAGCAGTGCCATCCCGAAGATCAGAAAGCCCGATGCGAGCGAGCCGAGCAACACGTACTTGAGCGCGGCCTCTTGTGACGAGCGCCGCGGATAGCCGGTGCCGGCGAGGACGTACAGCGCGAGCGAGAGTTCCTCGAGGCCCAAGAAAATGCCGATGAGCGTCGTCGATCCGGCGAGAATGAGGCCGCCGATCGTGCAGAAGATCAACAGCGCTGCGTAGGCACCTGGGTTGGCGCCGTCCTCAGCTTTTCTGAGACATGACAGCGCAAGCGAAATGGCAAGCGTGAGGAGCAACAGCGCGTCGAACGGCCACGAGTACGAATCGCTTGCAAACGCGCCGCCGAACGTCGTGAGTGCCTGACCGCGCAGCGGCCACAACGCGACGAATGCAGCGATCGACCCTGCGATGCCGATGCCGTAGAGCAGCTGACGCGGAGCGCTGCGACTGAGAAGGTCCACGAGCAGCACGACGAGACCCGTCGCGACGAGCACAACGGCGGGTGCGACGACATTCCAATCGATCGCGGCTGTCTGGATCACGCGTGCGGCCTCTGTCCGTGCAGTGCAACAGCGCGCGAATGGATCGCGCCGGCGACCGAGGCGCCGCTCGGCAAGAGAACGCCCGGCCAGATGCCGAGCAGGAATATACCGGCGACGAGCGGCGCCAATATCCAGATCTCCCGCGCTCGGAGGTCGCCGTACGTGCGCCCACCGGGGACGCTGTCCGGCCCGTGCATCACACCCTGGAACAACTTCAATGCGTACGCGCTCGCGACGACGATCGCGATGAGCGATATGGCCGTATAGATGGGCTGTGTCTGCCATGCGCCGATCAAGATGAGGAACTCGCCTGCGAAGCCGGAGAGGCCGGGAAGTCCGAGCAGGGCCATCGCGACGACGAGCATGAGCGCTTGCAGCCGCGGCGCGTGCGCTGCAAGTCCGCCAAAGGCCCCGATCTCTCGTGAGCCGGTTCGCTCTTCCACGAAGCCGAGCAGCAGAAAGAGCGCAGCCGAGATCAATCCGTGGCTCACGATCATGACGACGCTGCCGGGGACGCTCGTCAGATCGAAGGCGAACAATGCGAGCACGACGAGCCCCAGATGCGAAAGCGATGAGAATGCCACGAGCGTCTTCATGTCGCGCTGACCGAGCGCCGCGAAGGCGCCGTAGACGATACTCGCGACAGCGAGCACCAACAGGACCGGCGCCCACGTCCGCGCGGCGTCCGGAAACATCGGCAGCGCGAAGACAAGGAATCCGAACAGACCAGCTTTGCTCTGCACGCCCGAAACCATCGCGACGAGCGGCGGCGGCGAATTCGTATACGTCGGCGGCATCCAGGAGTGGAATGGGAACGAGGGCGTTTTGATGAGGAACGCCAGAGCGAACGCCGCGAACAGCCAATTCTCGAGCGAACCGAACGAATACGTCTGGCCGAGCACTTCAAACGTGCCGGTGTGCAGCACGACGCCGACGACGCCGAGCAGCAGTATCAAGCCGCCCGCGCCGTTGTAGAGCAAGTAGCTCCACGCCGCCGAACGCGCTTCCGCTGAGCCCGAGTAGCCGACGAGCAAGAGGAAGACGGGGATCAGCATGAGATCCCAATAGACGTAGAAGAGCAGTAGATCGGCGGCCGTGAACAAGCCGAGCAACGTCGTCTCGAACAGGAGCAGCAGCGCGAGGAAGCCGCGCAGCTTGCCGGCGTCGGCGTACGAGAACGCACCCCATGTGGCCGCGACGGAGACGAGCGTCGTGAGCAAGACGAAATAGACGCTCAGGCCGCCGATATGGACGTGGTATGCTGCAGTCCACGTGCCCGAGATCCAAGGAACCCACTGATCGAAGTCATTACCGAATCCGTTGGCGACAAAACTGAGACTCAACGCGAACGTGGCCAAAGCGCCGGTGAGCGCCACGCCTTTCAACGCGCCGTGCGCATAGCGCGGAATGCAGAAAAGCGCTAAGGCCGCGATCGCCGGCAAAAAGACGACGAGATCGATCATCATCGCGGCACCACGCCTTGCGACGATGCGGCATATGCGGCGATCACGTACCACGCGAGCAGGAGAACGACGCCGACCGCGATCGTGAGACCGTAGCGGCGCAGCTGACCGGATTCCCAGGCGCGGGCGAAGCCGCCGAGAGCGGCAGCGGTGCCGCTCGCCGCAAGCGGAATCGCGCGGATGACGTAGCGTTCGAAGAAGCCGGCCGCCGCATCAGCGATGGCGTATGCGGGAACTTCGACCAGCCAGTGATAGACCGTATCGAGGTAGTAGGCGTTCATGACCAGCTCGCGCGGTCCGGCAAGGGCGCGAATGAGCGACTCGCGCAACTGCGGCCGCACTTGGTAGAGCGCGTACGCCGTCGCGATGCCGGCGACGACAAGCAAGAACGCGCCGCCCGCGACCGGCCAATCGATGGATGCGATTGTCTGTTCGTGCGGCGTGCCGACGAAGACTGCGCGCAGCATTGGTTGGAGCGGCCATGCAAGGAATCCGCCGACCGCCGCGAGGGCCGCGAGAAGAACGACGGGCACGTTCATCGATGCGACTGGGTGGTCGTGGGGCGTTCCCTCACCGCGATATCGGCCTGAGAAGAATGTGAGAAAGAGAAGCCGGAACATGTAGAACGCGGTGAGGAACGCGGCGACGATCAAGAACGCGCCGAGCACGGGATGGTGCAAAGCGATGGCCGCGTCTATGATCGCATCCTTGGAGAAAAAGCCGGATAACGGCGGAACGCCTGCGATGGCGGCGGTTCCGATGAGAAACGTCCAGAACGCGAGCGGCATCGCTCGCGCGAGGCCCCCCATCTTACGGATATCCTGTTCGCCGCCGAGATTGTGGATGACGATGCCCGCCGCCATGAAGAGCAGCGCTTTGAAAAATGCGTGGGTCAAGAAGTGGAATGCGCCGGCGGCATATGCGCCGGCTCCGACCGCGAACATCATGTAGCCGATCTGGCTCATGGTGGAGTACGCGAGCACGCGCTTGATATCGTACTGCACGCAGCCGATCGTGGCCGCGAAAAGCGCCGACGTGGCGCCGATGATCGCGACCCATTCGGCGGCGACCGGTGCGTTGTCGTAGATCGGGTAGCAGCGGGCGATCAAGTAGACGCCGGCCGTGACCATCGTGGCGGCGTGGATGAGCGCACTGACCGGTGTGGGTCCCTCCATGGCGTCGGGCAGCCACGTGTGCAAGGGCAGCTGCGCCGATTTTGCGACGGCCCCGAGGAGCAGCCAGAGGCCGATGGCGGTGAGCGCAGGCGCTCCGATGCTTGCGGCACGGGAGAAGACGTCGCCGTATGCCGCGCTGCCG is part of the Candidatus Eremiobacteraceae bacterium genome and harbors:
- a CDS encoding NADH-quinone oxidoreductase subunit N produces the protein MIQTAAIDWNVVAPAVVLVATGLVVLLVDLLSRSAPRQLLYGIGIAGSIAAFVALWPLRGQALTTFGGAFASDSYSWPFDALLLLTLAISLALSCLRKAEDGANPGAYAALLIFCTIGGLILAGSTTLIGIFLGLEELSLALYVLAGTGYPRRSSQEAALKYVLLGSLASGFLIFGMALLYGAAGSISLAAMAQAASAGGPLFIGGFALFIVGIAFKLALAPFHLWTPDVYEGSPLAVTAFMAVAVKAAMFAVLARFAYVVFGHDAPALVPLWILAILSMIVGNVGAIGQTNLKRLLAFSSIAQAGYLVLALAGVGSGGLATLVFYLAAYAFMNLGAFAVIALIGNGDEQHADLSAYRGLAFRRPLIAALMMLFFLSLAGIPATAGFIGKVLLLGQAMGAGPWGVAMAVALIVGTLVSFYVYFQVIWQMFAPADAESVASDGNAAMSWIAVAAGAIGVLLLGIVPQILLGHL
- a CDS encoding zinc-dependent metalloprotease; amino-acid sequence: MAAFAIIVFACSGAGGALAAGAPAPDASSSGGGSGPQPYVQFLAGAQVQNGLFPIITKDDKVYLAIAASQLDHPFIETSVPSTGLGGFGPAPGEPYVAPARMIEFSKVGDKVVLYWPNTNFLAPAGSPQSVSVDESFPTSVIATEPIVAADATGTVVISASAFLGDVADLAASFQQTVGDPSHGYRLDPSRSFFTKTAAFPENDLLEVDQTWASSDPNLIDNVPDPRSIAVRMDYNLVQPPSDNYMPRIADDRVGYFEAGYLDFGNDQTYARQTLYISRWNFAPATPGKPSNATHPLVFTISKNVPMEYRQTVKAALLQWNDAFRRIGILNAIQVQDQPDDPTWDPADMRHNMVRWIDTSSPQYGAEALIVNDPRTGEEINAGVNVDAVVGTGDNSAYTYFVAPMRGLPDDANARRAFVLQDIRATVLHESGHDMGLQHNFMGSMGYTAAQLQSKSFTDRYGVATSVMEYAPLNVWPKGTPQGDYSQVALGPYDYHAIEYGYGYIAGAATPRDELSALRRIASAWNDPQFRFASDEDVSFGSGHAVDPRNQQFDLTNDPLAWCGVEMRGEHAIMDAINSRFPSVGRPNDDAREAFLVPLRQYGRCATMAAHNIGGEYLSRSRVGDPGGATPLAYVPRTQEVRAWQQMDRYLFSNSAWNFNPSVLTRLTYTEASILNGGGTWAYNPTDRHDVAVVEIAGTDQDIALNEMFAPLTLQRIDDLSVKYDRGRTMSLSDLFDWGQASVFGDIARGRAGSDGVVLRNLQSRYARRLATLWVKPASGTPDDAKALARAELVSLQHDCRVAASRGGLDEMTSAHLAELDAIAQQALSAQTMTSP
- the rfbC gene encoding dTDP-4-dehydrorhamnose 3,5-epimerase translates to MLTTRPTDFSEAKIIVPDVYNDQRGFFKETYSKRKYAAIGVTDEWLQDGVSLSGKNVLRGMHYQPGMAKLVNALAGEIFDVIVDVREGSPTYKRWQGFHLSADNHLQLYVPDGFAHGFLALTDGVVLHYKMSAHHDPATEKIMSWRDATVGIRWPLDGPPVMSAKDAQA
- a CDS encoding amino acid permease translates to MATVPKTTTGLFITRSIDDLNVEVEPKGPKLKRELGPWMLIALGLGNMVGAGIFATVGTGIHNYAGPAILISFAICAVASACAGLCYAEFSSMVPVAGSAYTYTYATLGEFLAWLIGWNLILEYGMSAAPVATTFSGNIQLVLAQYLHVVLPQWATGHYDPVHGTYFDVIAFLCVVGFAVLLTVGVRESAGANAIIVIIKMGVLAFFVLVALPHFVGAHFTPFIPNGWYQRGPSSDFPVVGIIPGAFYAFFAFIGFDSVTVAAEEAKKPQRDVPIGVLGSLILGTIFYTAVAIALIGLQPASKIDPITPLPSALASVGLGAYSWVAVLGAVLGTSSVVLTAIYGQSRIFMVMARDGLLPKSIATIHPKFRTPANMTMVMGIVVGIMAGTFSLDTLLSFVNTGTLSAFLLVCLGVLVLRYTQPDRARGFRTPWVPLIPAFGALLSLGLMVWGTDVFIWTRFGIWMVVGLLIYFLYGYSHSEARKAALKRAGDS
- a CDS encoding NADH-quinone oxidoreductase subunit M; the encoded protein is MMIDLVVFLPAIAALALFCIPRYAHGALKGVALTGALATFALSLSFVANGFGNDFDQWVPWISGTWTAAYHVHIGGLSVYFVLLTTLVSVAATWGAFSYADAGKLRGFLALLLLFETTLLGLFTAADLLLFYVYWDLMLIPVFLLLVGYSGSAEARSAAWSYLLYNGAGGLILLLGVVGVVLHTGTFEVLGQTYSFGSLENWLFAAFALAFLIKTPSFPFHSWMPPTYTNSPPPLVAMVSGVQSKAGLFGFLVFALPMFPDAARTWAPVLLVLAVASIVYGAFAALGQRDMKTLVAFSSLSHLGLVVLALFAFDLTSVPGSVVMIVSHGLISAALFLLLGFVEERTGSREIGAFGGLAAHAPRLQALMLVVAMALLGLPGLSGFAGEFLILIGAWQTQPIYTAISLIAIVVASAYALKLFQGVMHGPDSVPGGRTYGDLRAREIWILAPLVAGIFLLGIWPGVLLPSGASVAGAIHSRAVALHGQRPHA
- the nuoL gene encoding NADH-quinone oxidoreductase subunit L — protein: MDNTAAVALIILFLPLAGAALIAFAGPYLPRAVCAGIAVTSLLLGWVLTLVLAWPWHAGTGTTYDLTYGTWFVVPQLKITFGLLIDPLSITWMRVITGVGFLIHLYSVGYMASDRNYRTFFAYMNLFVFTMLLLVMADNFLWLLVGWGGVGLASYLLIGFYYDRVSAVLAARKALIMNVIGDVGIMIAIFLMYAHFGSAAYGDVFSRAASIGAPALTAIGLWLLLGAVAKSAQLPLHTWLPDAMEGPTPVSALIHAATMVTAGVYLIARCYPIYDNAPVAAEWVAIIGATSALFAATIGCVQYDIKRVLAYSTMSQIGYMMFAVGAGAYAAGAFHFLTHAFFKALLFMAAGIVIHNLGGEQDIRKMGGLARAMPLAFWTFLIGTAAIAGVPPLSGFFSKDAIIDAAIALHHPVLGAFLIVAAFLTAFYMFRLLFLTFFSGRYRGEGTPHDHPVASMNVPVVLLAALAAVGGFLAWPLQPMLRAVFVGTPHEQTIASIDWPVAGGAFLLVVAGIATAYALYQVRPQLRESLIRALAGPRELVMNAYYLDTVYHWLVEVPAYAIADAAAGFFERYVIRAIPLAASGTAAALGGFARAWESGQLRRYGLTIAVGVVLLLAWYVIAAYAASSQGVVPR